The Cucurbita pepo subsp. pepo cultivar mu-cu-16 chromosome LG05, ASM280686v2, whole genome shotgun sequence nucleotide sequence CTACTGAATAAGTAGTAACTAACCTCAAGGGGActtgaaagagaaattttgaGATTGAATGACTGACATAGACTGTATGGGGCTGCCACAGAAGGAACGGTCGTCTTATAGCTTGCTTGTTCTTGAAAGCTGCTTATAGATCCTCTAAGACTAGCAACCTGACAGGCAAACCAGCCTCTTCAAACTTAATGTTTAgcacaaaagaaagaaagaaagaaaaagactttatttgtttttaagcAGGGGTAATTGAGCACCACCAATATGTCCATAGCCCactcccacatcggttggagaggagaacgaaacattcctcataagggtgtggaaacctctccctagcagacgcattttgaaatcgtgaggttgacggcggtatgttaacgggccaaagcggacaatatctactagtggtaggcttgggctgttacaaatggtattagagccaaacattgaacggtgtgccaacgaggacgctgggccccctagaggggtggattgtgagatcccacatcaattggagatgagagcgaagtattccttataagaatgtggaaatctctccatagcagacatgttttaaaaccataaggcTGACGGCAACACGTAAAAggctaaaacgaacaatatctactagtggtggacttgagttgttacactAACTTATTGAGTGTGTTACTAGGGATTCAAACCTGGGACTTTGAAGGGTATCTCAGACATCTACCACACCAGGACAAACAAGGCCAGTTTTGAGAAATAACACGAGTTCTAATCTATTGAGTGTTTTACTTGGGATTTGAACCGAGAACTTTGGAGGGTATCCCAGACATCTACCACACCACTAAAGCACCCCTAAAGAGTAGAAAACACCAATAATTTAAGTTCAACATGTGACCAAACAAATGATACTAATGAGTTATGTTAGAACTTCCCAATTGTGCCGGGAACAACTTCACGTTTCCCTTCCTTTTCTCTCCCCCATAAGTAGAACGAAAAGCAGGCAAGTATCTTGCATTAATCAATGTAAGATAAAGGTATCAAGTAAATCATCCCACGCTTCACATTGTTTTCATACCGCATCAAGATCTACACTAGCAACCACAACCTCGACATCCTTCAAGGAAAACTGCGACCCTTGAGCTACAAGCTCGCCGTTCATAACAACACAAGCACAACCATCTACAACAAAACATAACTTCAATAAATCCCTTGTCTCTCGCTACAAACTACAAATGTCAATATGGGTAATAAACAGTACACGCAATAGAGGTATACCATAATAAAGACGGCCACCGTCACAACCCTGGTGATTACTGTACATGTAAACTCCACCGCGGGTATGAGTAGCATCTATAAAAGCACGAAGACGAACATCAAGTTTTCTTAGTTGGTGATGACTTCCACTAGCATTCATGAATACTTCAACCCCATTCAAAGCAAGTTCAGCATGCGGTGGAATAGGTGTAAAAAGTTCTTCACAAACTTCAGCAGCAACAGTTCTAACAAGAAGGAACACACTAGGCATCAGCTCATAAATCAAAAGTTACATATGCATATGAATTTCGGATcgaaaaaagaacaagaacaaataaaaCCAGTAATTTTTGCACTCACGTGTCTAGAAACTGAATATATCCATAGCCAAAAGGCACAGATGTTTGTGACAGAGCCTCAGAGATATCTCTAGGCAGCTGAAAATCCACAAGCTTGTCCTTTAGCTTCCATGCTGTGAACCACCGTAGCTCCCTGTAATTCCCATCATTTGCAAGCCACATTTTTGGACGtatcataataattttcctATTGAAACAGAGCACTTGACAATTGTAACGCTCGGAGTCCTTGATAACAGGCATGCCAATGCTGCACAATATCCCATCAGTCAAAGGACCCGAAAGTATATCCTTCAAGCATTCCCATCTGCAAAAGTATccaaaaacgaagaaatttgAGCACCCCAGAAACTTGAAGCCAGTaaatgttgagaattgttgggagaggagtcccacatcggctaattaaggggttgatcatgagtttataagctAAGGAATACATCTGGTATCCAAAATCATCCGAGTTTATGAATACGTCTATTGAAACAGTAATCCACAACCAATTGTAGCTATTTTCGCATAGAACAATCAAATTGGGATATAACAAGCAGAAAACTTACGCATGCATGACAGTGTCGAGCTCCAAGAAATGGTCTTCACAGCCATATCCAGTAATCTCGAGTTCAGGGCCAAGTCTGATGACAGCGCCAGCACGTTTAGCCTCGTCAATAGACTCTTTGATGTTCTTCACATTACAATCAAAATCCATGGCCCATTGATTCAAATTACACGTTGCTACTTTCAACAGCCTCATATTTATCGATTCCTCAGCCTTCCCACCTTACAATTGTTCAAACCAAAATCAAGTATCAATGAACCCATTCGAATCAATaccagaaaataaataaagggtaaaaggagaaaaacaagaaattgagGGCTTGTGTGGACTGACCTACGCTACTCCAGCGAAAATTCAGAGAGGTTTGCAGAGCCGACCTTGACGAAGGGAGCAGATGAGTGGAGGggttgttctttgttcttgttctcgTGTTTGGTCCTTTTTTATGCCTCCAGAAATTCTCCTGGGCCGCATTCCGCGGGGCTGGCTTTTTGGCATCTTGTTAGATGGTACCTTCAAATTGGAAGCGGAAGTTCCACTCGGTAGCCGGTAGCCGGTAGCCCGACGGGTCACATGGTCCTCGAGCCTGAGCCTGAGCCAGGTTCGGAGTTTGGGTTTGACATGTCTCAACTGATTTGCATAAAAACCGTGatacttcaaaaaagaaaatgtctgaaaatataatgaaatttaatttaattttctaccTTAAATCTTagatttttaactttattttcggtaaatcttaataattatattcaaataaataattttaatcaaattatataaatattcaatctgacttatattttaaaaattaaatattatatacggaagaataaattatattgaatGAGATATATTAccgttaaaataatttattaatctaaagataaaaagaattaaaaaaaggatttaTGGATAAGATAATTATTGAATAGAATacttaattgatttttattaattgtagtttattatataattaatgagGATTTTTCCCTCTACAATTTGAACATGTCTTCTGGTTTTGGGTTgaacaaattaaaatcaatcCATAAGGCTTAGAACTTGGAAGTGgagggaagaagatgaagggaAGTATATATTCTTTTGCTAATTGTGGCGGGAAAATGTCGTAAGAGACCCGAACCCATTTCCATTTACTATCCCTCTCGCTATCATTCCTCCGATACTCTCTCCTCTTCCTAAGGGGGAAAAACCCTCTCTCTCAATCCACTCTTCTTGTGTTGTGCTTCAATTTCAACGCTTTCCGGTGCCGGAGGGGTATTTCAGCGGCAAATAAGGtacttttttctctctttaatttCGTGGGATCGCACCCGTTTGTTCTAGGGCATCACCATCGCTGTTATCGcgaattttcattttggggTTTTGAGTGTGACTTCTGTTTTTGGGTTGTTTGATCTTCCGATTTGGGTCCTCAGAACTAGCTTCGATTATCGGAAGTGGAGTGTTGTTGAAGGTTATTGCAGAGTTCGATATCAAATGGCGGAAGTTTTTGATGACGAAACCGAACAGACGATTTCTATTCAAGAGTATCTGAAGGAAGTTGAGGAACAGGAGCTGGTAACTCACTCTCTCCCACTCTTCGAGTAAAGGTGTCTGATGTTTGGTTGGTTTTCCTAAAATTTGCGATGTAATGGCCTGGAAACGTACTGGGTTTTCTATAATTAGGGTTCATGGCGTGTTCATATCTTCAAACCTTAATCTATTTCTTATAATCGATTGGGGCGTCCTATTTATTGTTAGTTTATCACCTGTCGCGACATTTTGTTTGTGCTCCAGTGTGAGTTGGAAGATAGTACCTGTAATCTATACTGTTCTAAAGTATGCATTTAACGAAGGTTATTCTGGCTTTCCACAAAGAATGTGATACAACTTTAatgctttctttcttgtttctgtATATCCTTTTTGAGTGCTTGGTATCTGATTATTGTTATCATTATGTTATATAATCAAGGAAGCAGATTTGGTTTTGGGAGGTGACGAAGGAAAGGAATGTACTTACAGCAAGGGTTATTTGAAGAGACAAGCCATTTTCTCATGTCTAACTTGTACCCCTGATGGAAATGCCGGAGTTTGCACAGCATGTAGCTTGTCCTGTCACGATGGACACGAGGTATACATGTTATGAAAAACAACTCTGTGTAGCATATGCAGTGATTTAAGTTCTTTTGTCCAGTGTATAGTGCCAAGCTATAGGCTTGTTGTTCTGTGGAAGCATTTAGTGGTTCCTTATGTTGTATATCTATGTAACAGCCTaaatccaccgctaatagatattgtccgctttggtccattacgtatctccgtcagcctcacggttttaaaacgtgtctattaggaagaggctTCTActcccttgtaaggaatgtttcatttccctttccaaccgatgtgggatctcacaatctaggTCCATTGATTCATGAACATATCATTTCGATTATTGATGGTTGGTATTCCCAAGTtgcataaatgatttatatCAATTGTTTTGACTTCATTTCAATTACGTTGAACTTTCCAAGTACTTTGCTTCCTAACCCCCTCGTCTTATTATGGTCGTCGTTCTATTGGGCAAGATTGTGGAATTATGGACGAAAAGGAACTTCAGGTGCGACTgtggaaattcaaaatttggagaTTTCATTTGCAAGCTGTTCTCAAACAAAGATGTAGAAAATGCCAACAATTCGTATAACCATAACTTTAAAGGCTCATATTGCATATGCAATCGTCCTTATCCTGATCCAGATGTTGAAGAGCAGGTGGAGATGATTCAGTGCTGTATGTGTGAGGATTGGTTCCACGAGGAACATCTTGGTCTCAGTTCCATAGATGAGGTGTGTTAGCTTAAAATCCTTTCATGGAATTACAATCACTGACTAAATTCTtatccttataagaaaattacttTGCCTTTATGTCTATGATGTTAGAATTTTCTTACTGTGGATTTAAGCATCACATGCATTTGTTTCTTCTGCAGATTCCGAGAGATGAAGACGGGGAGCCCCTGTACGAGGACTTCATATGCTCGGCATGTTCTGCAGTTTGTTCTTTTCTGAGTCAATACCCTTCTTCTATTTGGGCTGTGGGAAGGCCCTCTGATATCTCCTTGGACGTTACCAAGAAAAATGATGCTCCAGAACCCATACTTTCACATAGTACATCTGTAAAGCGCGATGATGATGCCAATGCTCACGATTCTGCCAATGTCGACCTTACAGTAGCTCCTGATAAATCTGCTGACAAAAACAGCTTGCTTAGTGAACCTACTACTGAGAATGATCGTGGTTCCAACGAATCTATTAAAGATAACGATCAAACTGTTAGTTGTGTGCTTGGCGCTTCTCAGTCATCTGCTTCTACAGCCGTTCAAAACAAGCCAATGTTTCTTTCAAAGAACTGGAGGGGTGCCTTGTGCAGATGTGAAAAATGCGTCGATAATTTTAAGCGGATGAATATTAGTTTCCTGCTAGATGAAGAGGACTCCATTGCTGAATATGAGAAAATAGCAAAGCAGAAGAGGGAAGAGAAGTTACAGCAACAAGAGGGTGCTGAGTTGAAGTTGTTTGATAACCTTGGCCATGTAGAGAAAATTGAGATTCTGAATGGCATTGCAGATATGAAGGATGAGATTCATACATTCCTGGTATTTATTCAGTTTCAATATTTCCCTTGTTTTTGTGTCTATAATGATGAATAAATGTCAATGAAtatatgttttcttcttttcaggAATCGTTCGACTCGTCAAAGCCTATCACATCTGCAGATATCCACCAGGTTTTCGAGAATCTAGCTAAAAAGAGGCGTCGTACGGAATGAAGTGTTCTGAGGAACCTCAGTAGATTTGAGCATCTATGGTCTTAGGATTTCTCAAGTAGGCTGTCCTGACTAAATATACTCTTGGGCTgctgtctttttttttcagaataCTGTCGTGTAAAACTGTTAACTATGGGACTTAATTCTCCTTGAGAACTAGATTATGCTTTCTGAAATGACTTGTTTTGGAAACCATGTTAGGCTTACCGGAGGTGCTAAGCTGTAAATTCAACTTAGTTTCAGACCCTGTTTCTAATTTATGCTACACCTGGCCCTGATGGATTGTGTTGCTCACTCTGTACATTTGATCCCTTTTCCTCGTTAAATGTTCTTTTAGCATCTGCAATTAACTTGTTCTTCAACTATTTTCATATAAGATTCTTTTGGCTCTACGCTCAAGATTTTGATGTGGATAGTTGCCATTAGGTTCCAATCCATAGCTATTGACTGCAAATAACTGATAAGTATTGACATGGAATTATACAGATTGTTGGATTAGTTCAATTTAACGAGGATTCATTTAAGGAATGTTCACAAGATGTGCAGGGAGGAAGATGGCTTCTCTATGACTTAGTCTTCACCCTCAAATTACCCTCCAACACTACCAAATTTCCTGTTAAATTTTGTGGACATGAGGTGAGAATTCCCTGTGCAAGTCATGGTTTAAATTCCCAGAAGAAGATCTCAATTTAAGGAAGaacgttttttattttttattttattttaagggTTAGGTGGGTCccactttctttatttttaagtatttaaatgattttgttGCTTAGAATTGGTATGAAAAACTAGATACTGCTCAAGTGTGTGGACGCATGCAAAGTGCTTTAAGATGATAGCACTTGCATACTTGAGGGCTTGATGGCAATATAAGAATTTCACTGATATCCAAGACATTGTTGAAGAATTATTCTAAAAGTTAAACCCATCATACTAATAATACCATATAATTCAGATGCTTCAAACCACAGCTGCTTAATCAACAAGAACATGATTCCTCAGGGCTTccaatttatttcaattactTGATAATGAGACAggacaaagagaagaaaaggaaatattcCATCCTGCATTCAGAAATCGACCGAGCTAATTACTAAATCTGCATTCTTCTTAGACTTCATTATGAGCTCGGCATTGGGTCGGTCATTGTACTCTATCTGTTGCGTGAATGTAATAAGTTAGAGAAATGCTATCACGGAGCTAATCAGAGAACGAAAACATGTGCTCTATCTGTTAAATGCTAAGAATAAGGAAGAACTTACACGCCATTTGGCAACGTCCGGAGCTTTTCCTGTAATTGATCGTGCAGGAAAGAGTAGTATAGGTTGTTAGTCTACAGATTTAGTTGTTTCTTTAACAAATGTTGCATTGACCATCtccaaaacattttaattgaaaaggggggaaaaaaaaagtccagCCAACCACCATACCCGTCGAAATATGTCTTTTGAGAACTCGTTCCATTGATTTGTCGATATCTATCTCTATGAACCTGAACAATCAATACCATTagattaattacaaattacaaGGAAAAAGAGATTCTTATTGCAAAGGAAACATTTTCTATCACATTCTTTGTTTACAAGCTTACAGTTCTCGCTGGCAAGCTAAGTGAGTGCTTGGAATCTTAGAAAATAGAACAGTTCGGGAGAGATGGACGCCAAAACAAGTACAATGATTGAACTTTTAAATCATTGTCCTAGAATCTTTTAAATCTTCCAATGATTAGATCATAACGagaagaaaagtacatttcaTCACCAAATGACAAGTTGGTATAAAATTTAACCATCTCACTTGAACACAATTTTGTTACCATCTAGTAGAAGCCTAGATGTAATGTAAACTTACCATTTTTCATCGAACATTGATGAGATCTCTTTCCAAACCCCATCGTCCAGTAGTAAATAATTTCCTTCTACTATAACGACTTTATGCCTGCAGGTGaaagaatataattatataacaTACTTAGTAATATCATGGAAATAGAACCATTTTCAGNNNNNNNNNNNNNNNNNNNNNNNNNNNNNNNNNNNNNNNNNNNNNNNNNNNNNNNNNNNNNNNNNNNNNNNNNNNNNNNNNNNNNNNNNNNNNNNNNNNNNNNNNNNNNNNNNNNNNNNNNNNNNNNNNNNNNNNNNNNNNNNNNNNNNNNNNNNNNNNNNNNNNNNNNNNNNNNNNNNNNNNNNNNNNNNNNNNNNNNNNNNNNNNNNNNNGGGGGGCTGGGGGGGCGGAACTGAATCCCAAAATTAAAGATGGATTGACTTTCCAATCAAAATGCTGTCAGTATAGCAAAAGAAGGATATAAGCAGAAAACCccatgaatttttttgaaaatcttATCACATGATTTTACAGAAATCAGGAGATCAAAACTTGATATGCTAAACTTCAGGCAGCCAATTGATACAACTTTTCAACCTAGTTCAAAGATTAGTTGAGATTGGTATCAGCTTTCCACCTTAGATTGTAATGAATCCATTAATGccttcttaaattttaattgccGTACCTAGTTTATGTTTGCCAGACAGAGGTACCCAAAGAATTTCCATTAGTTATAATCATGTCAGCAAGGGAAACGTTCGTAGTCGGCCAAATTATTTGCAACGATTGACTAATACAACAGTatagcaaaagaaaaagaaaaaaccactTACTGATGGCTCACGAAGATATCATCCTCAACTGGATCACCGACACCATGATCGAATGATGGTGCATATACTGATCCCTGGAAAAGCCATCATTTCAAACtgaacagaaagaaagaacacgACGAAGATATCTTACTAAAGCATGGATGCTCAAATAGAGAAATGATGCCTTTCTTCCTAAGTAACTAAATTACCTGACTTCTTAGTGTCTTGAGGCATGCGAGTAGCTGCTGAGGATTGAATGTCCAAGGAGCTGATTCATCAATTAGAAATCAACCCCGTCTGGTGCTTGCAAGGTATAAaatcaacaattaatttaacttaGATCTCACCTCCCCGTCTTGCATGCGCTTCTTCTGGATTCTATTGAGATGAGGACACAGCTTACAGTTAGGAGTAAGTAAAGCAACATACATCACAGAAAAGATTTACAGGTGGATTTAGCAGTTAATGATTTTGAGCTCAAAGCCAGGAGGGCATGACATCGACAAGAGCATGTACGTAGCATCTTGAATTAAAGACGGCGATAACATCATAATAATACATGACAAACTTATTAAAAAGATTAGATCAAAAGTTCGCCCATCAGATGGTAATAATAACTATGCATGTCATTTGTAGTTCACGCACTGGAATCATAAAATACTCGATGAAATAGTGCCATGATAAACCTATGACAAGATTAAGGGGGGAAAAGTGCTGTAGTATGCCAAATCTCTACTCAGATCATGTACACGAAAAGATCATAGGTAGAAacattgattgaaaatggttAAGTATGGCTGGAATACTACCGGCCAAAAACAAGACTTCAGCAATgtatcaaagaaattaaactgTATACAAAACAATTAAATCCCCACATGTAATTTCTAATCCTATAAGTTTGATGGTTCTATATGATGTACCACAAAAGAGGCAGTGTAAACTCCGTGAAATCAACATATAAAAACTCACCTCCATTGCATCAAGCTCAGAACGATAAAGATGGAAACCATCCATAGGGAGAACTGCAGCAACATCAGCAGACTTTACTTGAGAATCCATTGAAGAAGCTTTCTGAGgccataatttatttaatcgCCGCACCACTTCAGATGCTACAGTTGTTTTCCCAGCACCAGGAG carries:
- the LOC111795991 gene encoding putative E3 ubiquitin-protein ligase UBR7, with translation MAEVFDDETEQTISIQEYLKEVEEQELEADLVLGGDEGKECTYSKGYLKRQAIFSCLTCTPDGNAGVCTACSLSCHDGHEIVELWTKRNFRCDCGNSKFGDFICKLFSNKDVENANNSYNHNFKGSYCICNRPYPDPDVEEQVEMIQCCMCEDWFHEEHLGLSSIDEIPRDEDGEPLYEDFICSACSAVCSFLSQYPSSIWAVGRPSDISLDVTKKNDAPEPILSHSTSVKRDDDANAHDSANVDLTVAPDKSADKNSLLSEPTTENDRGSNESIKDNDQTVSCVLGASQSSASTAVQNKPMFLSKNWRGALCRCEKCVDNFKRMNISFLLDEEDSIAEYEKIAKQKREEKLQQQEGAELKLFDNLGHVEKIEILNGIADMKDEIHTFLESFDSSKPITSADIHQVFENLAKKRRRTE
- the LOC111796016 gene encoding putative uridine kinase C227.14; the protein is MEASLSSAASKGINLSAEFVCFRKEKFVPRAHNFLSFNSAYKYRPLLLGQTKDFCRKNKCATFTCSQRREFSVVEGRCIDDIYDDLAKRLLPTAAAAASDPDLKYIIGLAGPPGAGKTTVASEVVRRLNKLWPQKASSMDSQVKSADVAAVLPMDGFHLYRSELDAMENPEEAHARRGAPWTFNPQQLLACLKTLRSQGSVYAPSFDHGVGDPVEDDIFVSHQHKVVIVEGNYLLLDDGVWKEISSMFDEKWFIEIDIDKSMERVLKRHISTGKAPDVAKWRIEYNDRPNAELIMKSKKNADLVISSVDF